In the Rhinopithecus roxellana isolate Shanxi Qingling chromosome 16, ASM756505v1, whole genome shotgun sequence genome, TGTGTACCCCCGCCTTCAGGACGTGGAGTCAGAGAACGTTAATGTGGTGAAGCGGCTGTTCAAGATCCAGAACCTCAACGCCAGCACCATCCGCACGGTGATGGTGGCCGACTGCAGCCGCTTCGACAGCCCTGACCTCCTGCTGGAAGCCGGCGACCCGGCCACGTCCCCCTGCCGCATCTTTGACCTGGGCGGCAGCGACGAGGAGGAGGTGGCTGGCCCGGCCCCCGCTCACGCCAAGGAGGGCTTGCGGCACTTTCTGGACCGTGTGCTGGAGGGGCGGGCGCAGCCACAGCCGTCGGAGCGTGTGCTAGAGACCAAGGTGGCCGAGCTACTGGCCCAGGGCCACACCAAGCCCCCGGAGCGCAGTGCCACAGGCGCCAGGAGCAAGTACCTCATCTTCACCACTGGCTGCCTCACCTACTCCCCACACCAGATCGGTACACCCCTGTCGCCATGCTGCCCGTCTTGGTCCTAGCAGCTTGGGGGAGGCCGGGCAGGGGTCCTGGGGGGCAGACGGCAAGCAAGTCCGCAGGTAAAGCTGGGATCATTGACTCACCCCGGGGTCACAAGCCCAGGCCTGGCCTTGTCTGGGGCCTGCGGGATGAGCGGTGAAAACAGGCAGGCCCGCTGACCAGCGAGCAGCTGAGGGGCCTGGTTCAGGTCTGGGGCCCCCGGAGCAGGCAGTGCCTGCAGACCTCTGCCGTGCCCACAGCCCCAGAGACACCGTTGGGGTGGGGGCTGCCCTGGAGTGATGTCACGGGGCACTGGGCAGGGACCCTCACCGCAGCCCTCTCTGCAGGCATCAAGCAGATCCTGCCACACCAGATGACAACGGCGGGGCCCGTGCTGGGCGAGGGTCGAGGCTCTGACGCATTCTTCGATGCGCTGGACCACGTCATAGACGTGCACGGGCACATCATTGGCATGGGCCTGTCACCCGACAACAGGTGGGCCTCTTGCCAGTGTCCCAGGTGGGGTGCCCGCAGGCGGCCCATACCTAGCACAGTGCCCCTCGCCCAGGTACCTGTATGTGAACAGCCGCGCCTGGCCCAGTGGTGCGGTGGTGGCCGACCCCATGCAGCCGCCACCCATCGCGGAGGAGATTGACCTGCTGGTGTTCGACCTCAAGACCATGCGGGAGGTGAGGCGGGCTCTGCGTGCGCACCGCGCCTACACGCCCAACGACGAGTGCTTTTTCATCTTCTTGGACGTCAGCAGGGACTTCGTGGCCAGGTGCAGGGCGCAGCGTGGTGCAGGGCGGGCGTGGGCAGCAGCAGGCGGGCGACCAGCTCATCCAGGCGCTGTTCTGCAGCGGGGCCGAGGACCGGCATGGCTACATCTGGGACCGCCACTACAACATCTGCCTGGCCAAGCTGCGGCACGAGGACGTGGTCAACTCAGTGGCCTTCAGTCCCCAGGAGCAGGAGCTGCTGCTCACAGCCAGCGACGATGCCACCATCAAAGCCTGGCGCTCCCCACGCACCGTGCGCATCTTCCAGGCACCTCGTCCGCAGCCTCGCGCCTTCTTCTCCTGGCTTGCCAGCCAGAGGCGCTGAGGGGTGCTGGGTGCACTGGAGCTGCTGGGACCCCTCGACGCCACCCAGGCTCTGTGGTTCTCTCCCGAGCGGGAGAGGTGGAGACGCTTGTAGCAGTTACGCCTTAGGAAGGGGACAGCCAGGCCCCGCCACGCTCTCACATGCAAACCTGCTCACGCAGCTGTGATGCTTGGCACAGGGTGGCCAGTGAGGATGGAACCCAAGGTCCCCTTGGCTTCCTGGCCAGCTTGGGGTGCACAGGATACTGGGGGTGCCACTCCTCGCTCATCCCCAGGCTAGGGGTTCACCCGCCCCAGCTGGCCTCAGCCTGGGGTATCCTCGGCTGGTCCTGCGGGGCCCTGAACAGTGGCCCAGTGGTGGCAGGGGCTGCTGGCTCTGGCAGCCTGGCTGTGGTTGTGCGCCTGGGGCTTGGGAGCGGCCGGTCACACTGCTGTGGGCCTGAGTGTGCTGCATGTCCACGCACCACCCATTCCTGCGGGGCCCTGAATAAACAGTTGGCAACAGCACGTTGTCATCCAGTCTCTGTCTATGGGGAGGGAGACTGTGGGCACCGCTGGCACAGTGGAGTGGATCTCGTCACTGCTGACGGGTGAGGTCACCACTGGCATAGTGGCCCCACTGGAGTGGTTGTTGCAGTCACTGCTGACAGGTGACATGTGTCTGAGGTCATGTGCTGGTGCCAGACTTTGTCACACGGCCCTGTCCCCTCTCTGTGACTTCCAGGGAGATGTCTGGCACATCTGCCGGGGCTGGCAGCATGCAGGGTCTGCTGTCTGATTCCAGGGTCAGTAGGCCGCGTCGCTCCCAGTGCCAGGGCGGCCTCCACAGTCAGTCCCGTCCTTGAGGGAGTGCCTCGGctgctgggggcagggagggtgtTGGGCAGAGCTTCTCAGAGTTCATGCCGGGGAGGAAGGGCCCAGGGACCCGGAAGTGGCAGCAGAGGTGCAGCTCCAGCTGGACGTTGCAGGCTTTGTCAGAGCTGCACCGGGAGCTCAGGGGTCCCAGGGTGATCGTGGTGACAAGACAGCAGGAGGAGAGCCTGGCATTCAGGTCCGTTGCCCATTATAGGAAGCGCACGGAGCTTGTGGCTCcacacatggcagcaggcaaccCCGTACAGAGAAAGGACGCAGAGGAGACGAGAGAGTATCGAGGTGATGGTTCCCTGGAACCACATGGGCTGCAGAGGTTGGTAGAGACCCTGGGGCCCGAGCCTGAGCACCGACGGGGTCAGGGACAGCACCACCAACACAGGCTGCGCCCCCCAGAGGGATGGGGCCTCTGTCCCGCTAACTCCTGGTCGCCAGCTGGGAAGCCCTGGGGACCTCTGCAGTTCATAATAAAACCCCCAACGTGGGCGAGaacaaggaaaggaaggaagacgCACCAAAGATCCCCAGACAAGATGAGCTGCGCTGAGACTGACCCCCTCAGAAAAGAGCCGACAGATTCTGCAAACGGGAACTCCACGGGCAGGCTCCAAAGAATTGAGCCATTCCCCGAAAAGGATTTAGCTATGTTCACATTCAAGGAGACTGACAAAAACACCTGTATGCACCATACAACAAAAGCAGGCACAGAAATCAAGAGGATGtggacatttcaaaataaaaagggagCCAATTAGACACTGGAAAATGACACGGTGAGTGACTGCACCAAAAGCTTGATATGtgaggtcgggcgcagtggctcacgcctgtaatcccagcggtttgggaggccgaggcgggtggatcacgaggtcaggagatcaagaccatcctggctaacacggtgaaaccccgtctctattaaatttttttttttttttttttttttttttttttttttttgagacggagtctcgctctgtcgcccaggctggagtgcagtggccggatctcagctcactgcaagctccgcctcccgggtttaagccattctcctgcctcagcctaccgagtagctgggactacaggcaccgccacctcgcccggctagtttttttgtattttttagtagagacggggtttcaccgtgttagccaggatggtctggatctcctgaccttgtgatccgcccgtctcggcctcccaaagtgctgggattacaggcttgagccactgcgcccggcctattaaaaatttttttaaaaattagccaggcgcggtggcaggcgcctgtagtcccagctactcaggaggctgaggcaggagaatggcttgaacctgggaggtggagcttgcagtgagccgagatggcaccactgcactccagcctggggcacagagagagactccgtctcaaaaaaaataaataggccgggcgcagtggctcaagcctgtaatcccagcactttgggaggccgagacgggcggatcacgaggtcaggagatcgagaccatcctggctaacacggtgaaaccccgtctctactaaaaatacaataaatagtcGGGTGaagtgacgggcgcctgtagtcccagctactcgggaggctgaggcaggagaatggcgtaaacccgggagacggagcttgcagtgagctgagatccggccactgcactccagccccggcgacagagtgagactctgcctcaaaaaaataaataaataaataaataaataaatgaaaataaaaggcttGATACGTGGAAAGCACTGGACCAGACAGACTTGTGAGGACCAGGCAGCGGAAGATGGCACAGAGGAGATGAAAGAAACAGCCCTGGGAGGGGAACGGAGCGGCATGCATGCCCCCACCCCATCTACAGGGTGGGGGTGGAGACCCAGTGTTTAAAGAGAAAGTGACTGAATtaccaaaagaacagaaatcctCAGAAAATACGTGCGTGCTGAGGtcaggccgggcctggtggctcacccctgtaatcccagcactttgggacgccgaggtgggcggatcacttgaggtcaggagtttaagagcagactggccaacatggtgaaaccccttctgtactaaaaaaaaaaaaaaaaaaaaaaaaaaaaaaaaaaaaaaagccgagcgtggtggcacacgcctctaatcacagctactcagggggctgaggcaggagaattgattgaacccgggaatgagctgagattgcgccactgcaccccagcctgggtgacagagtgaacccTGTGAAACTGCAGCGATGAAACTCGTACACGTGGCCCGGAGCAGCTGCCGGAGAGCCGGGTCAGGGAGCGGCAGCACGATCCCAAGTTTCGCAGAACTGGTGCTTGACCCTATGTCCATGACCTGAACTCCATGCAGCTGGAACACTGGAGGTGAGTGCTGGGCCCAGGCAGAAAGCCCAGAGCAGCCCTAAGGGCCAGGGAAAGGAACCGACACTGATGGGCAGAGTCAGTGAGGCAATGCCCTGGTACTCTCTTCTCCGTTCTTTTGTGACCCTGATGGCAGTGGGAGTGGTGGCAACAGGAACCCATCAGAGCCAAACTCGGGGGCCAGAAAGTCCCTCATGGCTCGGTGCAGCTGCATGGAGGGTGGGACCAGCCCCGTTAGctttcctcccctgccctcctgccATAGAGACTCCAACTTGGCCCAGTCAAGGGCACGTCACATGGGGGTGACTAGAGCCACAACTGTCTGAATAGACAGTGAGGGAGCCTAGCAGCCAAACCCAGCGTGGGGAGCTTGGGAAGCACCCACATAAGGTGGCTGTGGGTGCCGGTCTCATGCATGGGGTGGCTGTGGGTGCTGGgctcactcacacacagacacgtgGGTCTAATGGTCACACCACGGACTTGGGGAACTGTGGACCAGCCTCGGGCCCCAGACCAAAGACCAGCAGCTCTGAAGACAGGAGTCCACGCGAGCGGGAGCAGTGTGCGTCTGACCCTCACAGGACCAAGTGCATGCTAACCAAAGACTTCCACATTTCCCACAGGATTCAAACACAACCCAGATCTCATAAAGTTATATTCAAAATGTCTAGAATATAACCCAGAATCACTTGACACACGAAGAACCATAACATTTCAACTTgcagctgggcacagcagctcacacctgtaactccagtgCCCTGGGAGGCCACGGCTGCAGGGAGTAATGACcgggccgctgcactccagcctgggtgacggagaccctgtctctaaaaaaaataaaaataaaaaattcaatgtgCAAAGGAAAAAACCCATACATTCTATTTCCCAAAAACAATTagtagcttttttaaaaaatcacacgacacagttttattactttttaatttttgtagaaatgaagtctcactatgttgcccaggctggtctcaaactcccgggttcaagcgatcttccagcctcggcctcccaaagcgccgggattacaggcgtgagccaccatacccggccaacaCAATTCTTAAAAGGCACTGGGACTCCTCTGCTTCAAGATCATTGCTAGGCTAGAAAAATAAAGCTTGTTCCACCAGAAATCACAGGTTAGAATTGAGTGTTCGCTAAGGCAGAAATTGTAGAGTCTAGTGCCATTTCAGGCAAAGATGATTCAGCTCTGAACCAAACATCCACACCTGCCTATCAGAGCAGTCAGACCAGCTCGGAACAGACCAGCCAATTAGGCTTCATCAGACGAGGCCATTGGGTTCTTCTAAAATGCTAATAACCCCAAACAGGAGGTGCTGAAACCAAAATGAAAGACAGTCTTTGAGGCTAGTTGTCACACCGATTGTTAGTTCCTTGTTATGTCCCCCTTCTGTAAcattaataaaggaaatattttaccGCAAAGAGTATTTTATATGCCACTAGCCATGACTTTTTGTCATTAGTTACTACATAAATGCCACCTAGTGCCTGCCATTATCCACATGGCACAACCATATTATGTCTGCAATTACTTCTGTATTTACAGAATCTTTGTGATTTCCTTAAGTACATTAGTGAAGGTTTAACATCGAGATGCAATCTAATATCCATAACCTCCAGCGTTTTGCAGACAGCAATGTAGGagacagttttttgttgttttgttttttttttgtttgagacggagtcttgctctgtcgcccaggctggagtaaagtggttcgattttggctcactgcaagctctgcctcctgggttcacaccattctcctgcctcagcctcccgagtagctgggaatacaggcgcccaccaccatgcccggctaattttttatatttttagtagagacgagtagctgggaatataggcgcccaccactatgcccggctaattttttgtatttttagtagagactgggtttcaccatattagccaggatggtctcgatctcctgacctcgtgatctacccgcctcagcctcccaaagtgctgggattacaggtgtgagccaccacacctggctgagagagagatttttaatCACCTGTCATTTAAATGACCTTATGTAATACATAAACCAATAATTTAGCAGTTCTAAGTCTCTGAATGGCTCTGGTGAGATCTGTAGGAAGCACGTTCCGCGTACGCATCCTGCTGATGCTGCTGTTTCCTCCTCCCGACGATTTCCTCTGCCTGCAGGAGGGGCTCGGATAAGATGTGCCTCTTTGCTTGACTTCTTTGATGTTCTGAAATTTCTGTAGCTCTTTTTCTTgaatctgtttattataaatttggCTTTGGTATTTCTGTTTGATCTTCAACGCTCTTCGCATCAGTGCTTTTATTCCATTGTTCTCACTGGCATTTGACAGGttcatttctacatttttcttttttttttctttttttttttttttgaggcggagtctggctctgtcgcccggactggagtgcagtggccggatctcagctcactgcaagctctgcctcctgggtttacgccattctcctgcctcagcctcccgagtagctgggactacaggtgcccaccccctcgcccggctagtttttgtatttttagtagagacggggtttcaccgtgttagccaggatggtctcgatctcctgacctcatgatctgcccgtctcggcctcccaaagtgctgggattacaggcttgagccaccgcgcccggcccatttctacatttttcaaaCTCAAATGATCTGCTGTGAGCACTTTACCAGCTGCTTTCCAGATTGCTTTAGTCCACCTGACTTTTGAggattgtgcttttttttttttttttttttttttttgagagggagtcttgctctgttgcccaggctggagtgcagtggccggatctcagctcactgcaagctccgcctcccaggtttacgccattctcttgcctcagcctcccgagtagctgggactacaggcgcccgctacctcgcctggctagtttttttggtattttttaatagagacgggatttcaccgtgttagccaggatggtctcgatctcctgacctcgtgatccacccgtctcggcctcccaaagtgctgggattacaggcgtcaaccACCGcgcctcacctttttttttttagatggagtctcactctgttgcccaggctggagtgcagtggcacgatctgggcccactgtaagctctgcctcccgggttcacgccattctcctgcctcagcctcctgagtagctgggactacaggcgcccgccaccacggctggctaattttttatatttctagtagagacgggatttcaccgtgttagccaggatggtctcgatctcctgacctcgtgatccacccacctcagcctcccaaagtgctgggattccaggctgagccaccgcgcccggctggaggACTGCgctctttaaaaaagttttcatgACATTTTGGACTTTACAAAATCTGAACACCTTACAATCATTGCAGATGAACCCGGGTAGGTGGGCCCCGAACAAAAACGAACACTTCTCAACATGCAAGTGGAACCCGCGTGGTCCCCACCGACCAAACACCAGGCTTGGGAGGAAGTCACACAGACACAGATGTTGAAATTATCCAACAAGGACTTTAAAGTAGCTACTGTAAATATGCTAGAGCAAGCAATCACAAACATTTTGCAATGGATGTAAAAATATGAAAGCCTCAGCAATAAAATAGAAGATGTAAAAAGGACCATTCATACCAAGATTAGGTGTctataaaaagagaaggaaaaaggccgggtgcagtgcctcacgcctgtaatcctaacattttgggaggctgaggcaggcagatcacccgaggtcaggagttcaagaccagtctggccaacatggctggGTCCTCAGGCTCTTGGGAACCTCACCCCTATAGCTTTGCTGGGCTCAGTCCTCACACAGCTCTCTTAAGTTGTAGTCTCGTGCCTTCAGCTCTCCCAGGCTGGCTCTCCAGTTCTGGGGTCTCAGGGGTGGCCTTATCCCCAAGGCTCTACCACGTATTGCCCTAGTGTGGGTTCTCTGCCATGGCTCTGGCCTGGAGACGTCTCCACTTGGGCCCCAGGCTGCTTGTGATCCTGTGTGACACCCTGTGTGGGCAAAGCCATGTCCCCGCCGCTCCTGCAAGGCTGCAGAATCAGCAGCACATGGACACCACCAAGGCTTATGACTTGTACCCTCCCTGGGTCCActtgagacaggctggagtggCTTAAGGGGTCTGCACTGGAATGTAGACAGCAAAGACTTGGGATGGCCCTGGCCAGCAGGCTCTAAGGTCCACACCCTACACCTCTCTTTTGACGTATTTCCTTCCCAAAGGCTTTGGCACTCTGggcctgtggtgggaggggcAGTACCAGGAATCTGAAATGCCTCTGGGGCCATTTTCCCACTGACTTGATGAGCAGCCTCTGGCTTCATTCTGTCCATACTAAGTTGCTTGGCCACACACTTGGTCTGTTCTCCTAAAGACACTTTATTACTCCCTAAATGGCCAGGCTGAAAATCCTTACAATCCCTATTCTTTCCTTGTTAATTATAAATTCcatctttaattcatttctctTCTCACATCTTACTCTCTGCAGTTGGAAGAAGGCACGCCACACCCTGAGTATTTCCTCAGCCAGATATCCCAGTTCCTTCCACAAAGGAAGGATTGCGTTCTCTGCCACTTTACAACTAGGATGGTCATTTCTCCAGTTTCTGACACCTTGTTCTTCATTTCTGTCTGAGATCTCATCAGAATGGCCTTCACGGTCCggatttctaccaacattctgacCACAACCACTTAAGTATTCTCAAAGAAGCTTCAGATTTTCCCTACAGttctcttctgagccctcaacAAAATCACCCTTTACACTCTACAAATGGCATCTAAGCTTTTTCTCACTCCTCCAAACTCTTGTAGCTGCTGCCTACTACCcggttccaaagctgcttccacatttttcgAGTATTTGTGAAAACAACAAACCCACTCCTGGTATCGATTTTTCTGCCCACAGCACcccgataccaaaaccagacaaagacaataCAAAAGacaattataggccgggcgcggtggctcgagcctataatcccagcactttgggaggccgaggcaggcggatcatgaggtcaggagatcgagaccatcctggctaacatggtgaaaccccaccttctactaaaaatacaaaaaattagccgggcgtgatggcgggcgcctgtggtcccagctactcgggaggctgaggcaggagaatggtgtgaacctgggaggtggcacttgcagtgagctgagattgcgccactgcactccagcctgggtgacagagcgagactccgtctcaaaaaaaaaaaaaaaaagacaattatagACAAATGTCTCTCATGAACAGAGTTGCAAAATCCTCaattcccccccccccttttttttgagacggagtctcgctctgtcgcccgggctggagtgcagtggctggatctcagctcactgtaagctccgcctcccgggtttacgccattctcctgcctcagcctcccgagtagctgggactacaggtgcccaccacctcgcctggctatttttttgtattttttagtagagacgggctttcaccatgttagccaggatggtctcaatctcctgacctcgtgatccgcctgtctcagcctcccaaagtgctgggattacaggcttgagccaccgtgcccggcctcaattcctcaataaaatattaaatcaaatccagcaatatataaaaatgatagtGCACCATGACCAGGTagggtttattccaggaatgcaaggttggtccAATATTTGCAGATCAACATAAGTCACCATATTAACTGTATAGGAGAAGAACCATATGAATGTATCACCTGGTATAgaaaaagcatctttttttttttttagaccaggatggagtgcagtggtgtgatctcagctcactgcaaactccacttctcgggttcacgccattctcctgcctcagcctcccaagtagctgggactacaggtgcccgccacagcgcctggctaattttttgtacttttagtagagacggggtttcaccgtgttaccaggatggtctcgatctcctgaccttgtgatccgcccgcctcggcctcctgaagtgctgggattacaggcgtgagccaccgtgcccggtctcttttttttttttttgaagacagagtttctttcttgttgcccaatggcaccatcttggctcattgtcacctccatctcccaggttcaagcgattctcctacctcagcctccaagtagctgggattacaggagcacgccaccacacccagctaatttttgtttttaattggccaagctggtctcaaactcctgacctcaggtgatccgtctgcctcagcctcccaaagtgctgggattacaggcgtgagccaccatacccagccattGAAAAAGCATCCTGATAAAATGTCTAGccatgatattaaaaaaaaaaaaacctctaagcAAACTAGAAGTAGAAGGGAGCTTGCTCAACCTGATAAAACAGCATCACCAAAACTCCCCGTGGGTAACATGATACATAACTGTGAAAGCGAGAATGCTTTCCCCAAGACTGGGAATGAGGAAAGGCCATAGACCTTACCATTACCATTCAACCTTATGAACGGGAAATCAGCCAATGGAACAAggcaagcaaaagaaacaaaaggcggccgggcgcggtggctcaagcctataatcccagcactttgggaggctgagacggccggatcacgaggtcacgagatcaagaccatcctggctaacacggtgaaaccccgtctctactaaaaaatacaaaaaactagctgtgtgaggtggcgggcgcctgtggtcccagctacccgggaggctgaggcaggagaatggcatgaagccgagaggcggagcttgcagtgagctgagatctggccactgcactccagcctgggcgacagagcgagactccgtctcaaaaaaaaaaaaaaaaaaaagaaataaaaggcacagagattgaataaaaagaaaaaaactgtcctTATTCATGGATGACATACTGTTTATGCATAAAATCTCCCCAgatctataaaaacaaacaaaatcccaatCTCCTAGAACCACTAAGTGAATTCATCATTAAGGGGTATAGAAAGAACACataaaaatcagttttgtttttaaatactggAAATACACAGTCAGAAACCAAAATTCAAAAAGCAACCTCTTACAACAGCTCAAAATCAAAGTAAGCTGTGGGACGggaagcaataaataaataagtaaaagaagcGCTGAAACATAAACCTACCAAAACATGTACAAGATATGtatatgggctgggcgtggtggcttttatgcctatcatcccagcactttggaaggcagaggtgggtggatcacttgagtccaggagaccagcccaggcaacatggcaaaaccctgtctctacaaaaaatacaaaaattagccgggtgtggtggcacacgcttgtagtcccagctacttaggaggctgaggtgggaagatccatgaagcccaggaggtcaaagccacagtgagctgtgattgtaccactcaTTCCAGCCAGTTCAACATACATATGAAATACTACAAAATGCTGAACAAGAACAGAGACGGACTACATTCATGGATTGTCTGACTCAACACAGATGTCAATTCTCCTCAAACTGATCTATAGAGTTAacacaattccaatcaaaatcccagcagaacTTTTTGTAGTTGACTGTAAAATGTATATGTACTGTCAAACAAAAATAgggaaaacaattctgaaaaacaagaacggactgggcgtggtggctcatgccctgtaatcccatcactttgggaagctgaggcagacagatcacttgagcccaggagtttcaggctagcctggacaacatagagagaccctgtctccggtggggagcagtggctcacacctgtaatcccagcactctgggaggctgaggtaggcagatcatgaggtcagaagatcgagaccattctggccaatatggtgaaaccctgactctactaaaaatacaaaaaaattatctgggtgtgatggctcatacctgtaatcccaaatacttggaagactggggcaggagaatcgcttgaaccagggagtcagaggttgcagtgagccaagatgggtcactgtgctccagtctggtgacacagtgagactgtctcaaacaaaaaaggagaTCCAGTCTCTacccggtgtggtggtgtgcctgtggtcccagctacttgggacgcttgAGTAGGAAGACCTGCTTGAGCCTGAGGTCtcgaggatgcagtgaggtaggatttgtaccactgcactccaacctaggcaacagaacgaGGCTgtgactgtctttaaaaaaaaaaaaaaaaaaaaaaagaggggacagggcagggcaaaagaaaaagagaaaagaaaaagaaaaaaagaaaggaaaaaaaaaaaggggaaggagggagggaaaaggaaagggtcCACAGTGACCCATTcttttcccaaagaaaaaaaaaaggaaaaaaaagggaaggaaggagggaaaaggaaaacaaagaaaaagaaaaacaagaataaagttTGGCAAGGtacacgcctacaatcccagcatccAAGACAGGACGgtgtgagaccaggagtttgagaccaccctgggaaacatagtgagattctgtctctacgaaaatgaaagaaaataagctGAGCGTGatggtgtgaacctgtagtcccagctactggggaggcccaggtgggaggatcactggagcccatgggtttgaggctgcagtgaagtagGGCTGCgccgttacactccagcctgggtgacagagcaagaccctatctcttaaaaagaaataaaaacataacgc is a window encoding:
- the FBXW5 gene encoding F-box/WD repeat-containing protein 5, with protein sequence MDEGGTPLLPDSLVYQIFLSLGPADVLAAGLVCRQWQAVSRDEFLWREQFYRYYQVARDVPRHPAATSWYEEFQRLYDTVPCVEVQTLREHTDQVLHLSFSHSGYQFASCSKDCTVKIWSNDLTISLLHSADMRPYNWSYTQFSQFNKDDSLLLASGVFLGPHNSSSGEIAVISLDSFALLSRVRNKPYDVFGCWLTETSLISGNLHRIGDITSCSVLWLNNAFQDVESENVNVVKRLFKIQNLNASTIRTVMVADCSRFDSPDLLLEAGDPATSPCRIFDLGGSDEEEVAGPAPAHAKEGLRHFLDRVLEGRAQPQPSERVLETKVAELLAQGHTKPPERSATGARSKYLIFTTGCLTYSPHQIGIKQILPHQMTTAGPVLGEGRGSDAFFDALDHVIDVHGHIIGMGLSPDNRYLYVNSRAWPSGAVVADPMQPPPIAEEIDLLVFDLKTMREVRRALRAHRAYTPNDECFFIFLDVSRDFVASGAEDRHGYIWDRHYNICLAKLRHEDVVNSVAFSPQEQELLLTASDDATIKAWRSPRTVRIFQAPRPQPRAFFSWLASQRR